TGCGTTACCGACAGTTTCTGAAGTAATTGCTTCTACTGCTGGAATTGCAGCAATTGCCGAATTTGCAGCTGCAATAGCTGTTGCTTTTGCTTCGAGCATTTCTTTCACTTTCGCTTCAAATGCGGTTAGCATAGGTAAGTTTTCAAACGATGAGTCATCTGCTCCGTTTTCTTTTGCCGCTGTTACTAAGCCACGAACCATTTGCGCTCTTTCATTCATCTCAGTTAGGTTCGCATAGGTAATTTGTGTAACTGCTGGCAATGCATTGATCTCGTGGTTTGCTTTTTCGATTGCTTCTGCTCGTAATACTTCAAGTGCTTCCACTTTTTCAGTGATTAAAGCAATACGCTCAAAGCCTGTGATTTCCGCTTCGGTTACACCAAACTGTTTCGCTTCAGCAACTCTTGCAAGAGCTACCTTAAGCTTTGCTCTTACATCTCCTAAGTTGGCAAACGTAATTTCTTCTAATGCAGGTAAACTAGCAACTGCCTCGTTTGCCTTTGCTAATGCTCCTGCCTTTGTTGCCTGTAAGTGATCAATTCGCTCTTGTAGAGCTGTTATTTTCTCTAAACCAACAAAGTCAGCATCAACTGCTGTTTTTGCTTTCGCCGTTTCAATTAGTTCATTAAGTCTAGCTAATTGGGCTTCTACTTGAGCAAGGTTTGCGTATGTTACCTCAGTGACCGCTGGAAGTGCAGCTAACGCTTCATTAACCGCAACAATTGCTTGGCGTTTTCCTTCTTCAAGCTCTGCTACCTTTGCAACTACTTTATGGAATCCTTCAAGTCCAACAAAGTGAGCTTCTGTTGCTCCTTTTGTTTTGGCTGCTTCAATCGCTGCTTTTGCTTCAGTAATTAATTTTTTCACTACTGTAAGGTTCGCATAGGTAACTTCAGCTGGAACTAAAGCAATTATTGTGTTGGCAACTTCAATAGCAGCTGTGCGTTCAGTTACTAATGAAGCAATTTTTTCTTCGATTGCTGTTAAGAGTTGAAGATTCTCAAAGTCTGCATCTTTCGCATTCTTTGCTTTCGCTGTTTCAATTGCTTGTTTTACTACTGCCACTTTTGCTTCAGCATCAGCTATATTTTCCATATTTACGTCAGCTACAGCTGGTAATGCTGCAAGCGCAACGTTGGCTGCTGTAATAGCTTCACGTGTTCCTTGATCTAACTGAGCAATTTTTGTCGTAGCAGCTGTTAGTTTCGTTATATTCGAGATCGCTGTCTCAACTGCCGCTTTGGCTTTTGCAGACTCAACAGCCGCTTTCGCCTCAGTGACTAACGTACGTGTTGCTACGAGGTTGCTATAGGTGATTTCACTAGGAATTCGATCGATACTGGCTATCGCCGCACGAACAGCATCGTCTCTTTCCGCTAGTAATTGTCTTACTTTCGTATCTGCAGCAGCTAGTCGTGCTCCTCCTTCAACGATAACTCCTTTATCAACAGCTTGGGCAATAGCTCTTCTCACATCTACAAGAAGTTGTTGTACTGCCAATACATTGCTAAACGTAATCTCATCTACTACTGGGATTTCAGCTATCTTCGCAGTTGCATGGTCTCTTGCTGTATCTCTTTCAATCACTAGTAATACCAAACGGTTTTTCGCAGCAACTAGTCGACCGTAGTCCCTTACTTCTTCAATGTCTTCTTGAGTAACACCTGCTTCAAGCGCTACTGCAATCGCATTGTCTACCGCCGTTACACGTGTTTGCAGACCAGCTAAGGCAATTGCTTGAACATTACTCGGGTTTGTTGGTAACAAACGAATTGTTCTTTGAACCTCAGAGATCGCTGACATCATTGTTGATAGTGATTCTTCAAGTTCTACTAACTTTTCAAGATAATTAACATCATTAACAATAAAGTCTGCATTTGTAGCACCGTATGACATAGCTGTATTTACATTTTTTCTAGCCGTTAAGACACGTGTAATATCGTCAAAACCAATCGTTGCGCGCTCTGGAAGTTCTTGAATTTCTTCAAGCGCAGCTGCAAGTGTTTGTTGCTTCATTGTGTCAAAAATCGTCTGAACACTTTCATTTGCAGCAGTTACATTCGCATTATTCGTTGTTTCAACTGCTTTAATCTCAGCAACTTTGTCTCCGCCAATCGTTACATTCGCTGCCGTTGATACTTTTGCAATTCCAGTGTTCACGTTTAAAGTCGAAGGTGTTTTCACAGCTACTTCTGTTTCTTGTAAGTTTTCACCCTTTAACGTGACCAAGTTGTTTTGCTCTGATTGAGGGATGTTTACGACGATGTTTTGGATTTGTGTGTTTCCAGTAGAAGATACAGTTGCCGCTCTTTTCACCGTTACTTCTTGCACATCCGCAAAGCTACCAGTAGTACTAACAAGCTTTACTTCACTCGTTGGATTTTTCGTCTCGATTTCAATCGCTTGAGCCGAGAAGCCGGCTTTTGCAGTAATCTTCGTCTCATCTTTGACAACGATTTTTGCGCTGTTAAAGTTACCTGCCAATTCAATATCAGACTCACTAGACGCATTTGTTGGAGCTACTTCAATTTTCGTAATGGCGTTTACCCCGTTTGTGCTTAAACGCACACCGTTATCATCTTTCACAACAATGGCATTTGACTGAACGCCATTAAGATGAATTGTCCCTTTTTTTCCAGAAAGGATTTCAATTTGGTCAGCTTGTACATTTTCTAAGATAACAGAGCTTTCATCACCAGCATCAAGTACTAATTTGCCTTTAATGATTAGGTTTTTAAGCGTAATCGGCTCAGTAATATCACCTTTAATCTCCATGTCACCTTCAATGATTGCTTCACTTCCGGCTGCATCAGCACCGTACGTAGCCCCTTCAGCAGGAGTAATAAAGTAATTAGCTGAGTAAACGACATTATTTTCAAACGGGTTTTCAGTACTGTCCCATTCTACTAGAGATGGTGTTGGCGTTGGCGTTGGTTCCGGAATTGGAGTTGGTGTTGGTGTCGGTGCTGGCATACTTGGTCCTACGCCATTGTCAATAATTTCTTCAATTGTTTTTCCTTCTGTACCTAGTGTAAGCACACGAGAAATAAACACAGCAAAATCTGCTCTATTCACAGCATTCTTTGGTCTAAAGCTGCCATCGCCGTAGCCAATCGTAATACCATTTTGATATAAAATATTGACATTTTCCTTATGCGATTTAGCTACTTTATCTAAATCTTTTAGTTTTACTTCCACACCTGCTTGTGCTTTTAAATTAAAGGCACGCACTAAAATCGTTGCCATTTCCTCACGAGTTAGTGATGTCTTTGGGTGAAAGTTCCCCTGATGGTCACCTAAAAAAACACCTGCTTCTCTAAGAGCAGATACGGAACCAAAATAAGTACTAGTTTTTGGTACATCCTTAAAGTATTGTTCATTTGTAGTTGAAGGCTGGACTTCTAAAGATCTTGCTAGTAATGCAGCGGCATGCTCACGGAGCAATTCCTGCTGTGGACGATATGTCCCATCAGGAAACCCTTTCACAATTCCCTTTGCAACTAATTCACTAATCGCGTCTTTCGCGTAGTGCTTGCTAGACACATCTGTAAAAACAACATCAGCAGAAACTGGTGCTTGTCCAGCTAGACCCGCTACAGCTACTGTTGTAACCGCAGAACTAACCATCAACTTCTTATAAAAATCAATTTTCTTCTTTTTCAAACCTATTCGTCCCCCTCAAGTAGTGCTATTTTCATAGCTAAAATTATGTAATTGAACAGGTGAAAACTACTAGTCTCTTTGTTTGTATACTTACTAGGTAAATAAACATAGTATAATAGTACGTCTCACACTTATTATTTTAAAATAGCCACCAGTAACTGTCAATAAGTATCAGAATGACATATAAATGGTAACTTACCAAGATTATTGGAATTCTGGCGGTTTCTGTACAGTTCCCCAAAAGTATATGGATATAATTTCCATTGTTTTAGACTGTTTATCTGCGGGCTGTTTTCGTAGATGAGATTAGGTGGGTTAGCAAGTACTTACTTTCATTGGTTTCATTAAAAAAGAAAAAAGCAAATCGTACAATCGTACGTTTGCTCTTGGTACAAAATATCCTTAGTTTTTTATATACACTAATAATTGCCGGCACACTTGTTTTTTCCACTTTTTATAGGCAGGTGAAAAGAACTCATGAATAAACCTAGTTTTTTCTTCTTCATTATGAAAGATTACTCTTAGATGAGATACTTGCTGCTCGATCAGTTGAAAATTATTGAGATGTTCTTCCATCTTCTTATCATAGGAGAATAGATATTGCATTGTATGTATTGACTTCTTAAACGGCCCTAATGCCTCAAAAAGGTCCTGTAATATCTTATCTCCCGAGTGATAGTTTTTTTCCTGATAACTCCAATCTACCACAGCAATTCCTTCCTCAACCTTATCTAGTAAGTTAAGATACTCTTGAAAATACTCATAACGAGTTTTTGTTATTAATACCATATGACCACCCGACCCAAGAACAATGATGACTGTTAGTTAGTTTTTCTTTGCGGACAATAATTTAAGAGCTTTCGGATCTTATAATTTGAGTACCTACTACTAACAATTGGTAATTACTATTTTTGTAAGAAAAGTGACTAATTGGTCACAGAACTTTTATTATATCGGGTGGTTTTGCTCAACTATTTAGGACAAAAGTAGGAAAAACTTTATTTTTCATTTAAAAAACCTTATCTCGTGAGATGAGATAAGGTTTTTTTATAAGTGTTAACAAAATGATTTTAGGAGTTTTTACTTCCTTATTTTTTCTTATCAATAAATATACCATCCACAGACATTTGCTCGTATAGATTATCATACGTCACGTTGTTTTTCTTCTTTTGGTTGAACTGATTAATTTTAACCTTTAATTCTAGTGTTTTTGCTTTAAAAAGTTCGTTAACTTTATTATTATCATCTATAATTTTTTGACCTAGCTCTTTTTCAGCAGTAGTTTGAGCACCTGTTACTTTTTGAATTAAATGTTCTCTCACATTTAAAAGCTGTTCAACTGAACCAACGTACTCTTCGTCATCCTCTTTAAGGGGCTTTTTTAAGAGAACTAACAAATCCTGATTAATTCTATCAATCTTGGAAAGAATTTCAAGCATTACACTTGAACCCGGCTACCATGTTGACGTTTTCGATTTATCATAATAACTTCTTTCCATGTATCACGGAATTGAACTACATATTGCTCAGCTTCTTCAAGAGCTTTCATGTCGTTGTTGATATTAGCCTCTATTAATTGGTTCAGAATATAGTCATACATTTTTAACATATTCTTACCAACTTCACCATCTGTTTTTAGAGTAACCATTAACTCACGAATAATATTTTGGGCTTTTGTTATATTTATATTTCTTACTTCAATTTTATTGCAGATTATTGCATCTTTACCAAGCTTAATAAATTTTAGACAACCATTATAGAGCATTAATGTCAGTTCTCCTGGTGTAGCTGTTTCGAATTTATTCTGTTGATATACTTGATTGGCGGTTTGCATCAATTTAAAAACACCCTTTCACGTCTTAAAATCATTGACCCATAAGCTGACTCATAAATGCCATCGCTTGTGAATTCGCTTGATTCATTGCTTTTTCCATTGCAGAAAATTGAGCCCAATAACGATTTTCAATGTCAGTTAAACGTCGTTGAAAACGATCAATCTGTTGGTCAACATTTATTAATTCTCTTCCTAGACTAAATTGCTGATTGGTCCGGAATTGGTTTCCTGCTCTAGTTTCGATTTCCTTAATTGTATTATCAATAGTACTTCTCAGACGCCCGATTAAACCAGTTTGACTATATGCATTAGTTGAACCACTTTCTGCAACACCATTTAGGAGTTGATGAACTGCGTCTGGATCATCAGCTAATGCAGCCCTTAGTTTAGCCTCGTCTATCTCTAACTTTCCACCTTGTTGAAAATTACTTGTGGTTGTGATACCAAGCTGTGCTATTTGATTATATCTTCCGGAGGTTTCAACAGGAGAATATAGATCTAGTCTCAGCCTACTTAATGAGCTTGTTAGTGTTTGATCCCTTGTAAGTAACCCACTTTTTGATTTTTCATCCCACAATTCTGCTTCTTTATCAGATAACTCTCGTCTTTGTTCATCAGTTAAAGGTGGAAATCCTCTATTTACTCTCTCTGATACCTTTGATTGTATTGTTTGAATAACTTCATTATATTTCTCTACAAAACTTTTAATTTTATCGAAGGCATCATCAGTATTGCTGGTGATTGTTAGAGATGTTGTGCCTGTATTCTGTAAATTTAAACTTATCCCCCCTACATTTGTTCTATTTGAGCGGATATTGTCATATTGCTTTGTCCCTAGTACTGGATCAGTAAAAGAAAATATAGCATTTCCTGCACGTTGATTTGGATTCGTTGGTTCAATTTGGTCCTCGCCAGGAAGCGTTAAGCTAATATTGAGTTTATTTAAGAATAATTGGAAGTTTCCTCCATCACCGTTACCAAATTCAATCTCACTACCGTTTGCATTTCTAATTCCGGTCTCCTTACGTTCTAGAACAACCTTGTTAAAGGTACTATCAAAATATACTTGAACTCCAATGTCTGATTTATTTATTTCATTAAACAAATCACTTAACGATTTATCTCCTGTAGTGAATTCTATTGTATTAGCAACACCTTCATCATTATAGGTTGTTATTGTGAAACCCGTGCCGAATTCAGATGTATTAATAGTCTCGTTAACATTAAGGTGAGTTTCAGCCGTGCTTGTATAGCGTTCAGCTTGCGCAATCTTGTTTACATTTACTTCATAAGTACCATTTCTTACAGTTGCATTTGCTGTTGCTGTTAAAACCTTCGAATCTCCAATCGAAGTTTGTCTTGTGTTCAGTGACGAACGCAATCTAAGGCTTGATGCAGAATCATGCAAGTTTTTCAATTGTAAGTTCATTTCACGATAAGCATCCCTTTTCCACTCGATCGTTTGTTTTCTCTGAAAAAAACGATCAAGTGGTAATTTTTCAACTTTCATTAAGTCACGAACAATGGATTCAGTATCAATTCCACTTGCTATACCACCAATTCTCACATTAAAAACCTCCTAAATTTTTTTATCTATAAATAAACCAATTGTTTCTTTCATTGCCGCAAACATGTCTAATAACTTTTTAGGAGGTATTTCTTTAATAATCTCTTTTGTTTGTTCATCAATAATAGAAACGTAATATTCATTTAGTTCTTCATGAAGAGTAAACTTCAAGGAACTATTTGTAGATGTTAAGAACTTGTTAATACTCTCTACCTTTTTATTAAGTTCAATTTCACTTACTTTTGATTCAAAATTTTTGGGGTGTGATAATTCTACCTGCCTAGGTACTTCATTTTTAATAGAAGCTCGAAAGCTTTGACTAGGTATATTGCGCCCTATTTCCATTATTTCAACTCCTAGATATCGTTTTATTTTATATCGGTAAAATTAAGTGAGGTATTAAGTTGTTTATTGTAAATTTACTAACTGAAATAAAATCGGAGCTCTCTATTTGTTACTTGAAAAATAATAAATGGTAATAGCAAATTATCACTATTACCATAAAGATTTCTAAGTATTTTATTTTTCAATACAATGGATGTAACATTGTTTATTGCATAATCAGTTCTTTTAAGCAAAAATATCTTAAACCTTCTCTATGTTTATATTACGTACCGGTATATCTTTTGAAGCTAGGTAATCTTTAACTTCTTTAGGTGTCTGTTGAGTAAAGCTAAAAATACTTGCAGCAGCAACGGCAGAAGCTTTTGCTTCTAGTATTGCTTCATAAAAATGATTAAAATTTCCTGCCCCCCCTGATGCAATAACAGGAATGTTTACTGCCTCAGTAACTAATTTAATTAACTCTATGTCATATCCATTCATATTTCCATCATTTTGTATTGAAGTAATAATAATTTCTCCTGCTCCAATTTCCTCAACATATTTCGCCCATTCATCTACTTTAATACCTGTTTTTATTGTACCTGAATTCCTTACACACTCATAGCTTCCATCTTCCAACTTTAATGCATCAATACCGACAACAACACATTGATTTCCATAAAGACTTGCCACTTCCGTTATTAAACTAGAATTTATATAAGCAAATGAATTAATACATACTTTATCTGCCCCAGCTCTTAATAGTTTGGTTACATGATCTATATGACTAATTCCGCCTCCAACAGTCAAAGGAACAAAACATTCTGAAGATATATCTTTAATGATTTCATAGTCCGGTTCTCTTTTTTCATTACTAGCGGCTATATCAAGCAAAACGAGTTCGTCAACTTCTCTTCTATTGTATATTTTAATTAGAGGAAGTAAAGTTCCTACGACACGCCAGCTATTAAATGATACACCCTTTACTACACTAAAATTATTCATTAGTATAGTTGGTATCACTCTAACTTTAAGCAAAAAATCACTCCTCTATAGACTAACAAAGTTTTTTATTACTTGAAATCCAATACGTTGACTTTTTTCCGGATGAAATTGTACGCCATATATATTCTGATTTTGGACGATAGAAACAAAATCGTTGCAGTAGGGAGTTACTGCAACTTTGTGTTTTTCTTCTATGACATTAAAGTGATAACTGTGAACAAAGTAAAAATCAGACCTATTTGGAACTCCAGCTAGTAAGTTGCTATTATTAATTTTAATAATTTCATTCCATCCCACATGTGGAATTCTTTCCTCTACACGATTCGGTTTAAGTAGGATTGTCTCACCTGGAATTAAACCTAAACCTTCACATTGATGTCCTTCGTATCCCATGTCAGATAAAAGTTGCATACCAAGGCATATTCCTAATAAAGGTATTCGATTAATTACAACTGCTTGAT
This portion of the Anaerobacillus alkaliphilus genome encodes:
- the flaG gene encoding flagellar protein FlaG produces the protein MEIGRNIPSQSFRASIKNEVPRQVELSHPKNFESKVSEIELNKKVESINKFLTSTNSSLKFTLHEELNEYYVSIIDEQTKEIIKEIPPKKLLDMFAAMKETIGLFIDKKI
- the hisF gene encoding imidazole glycerol phosphate synthase subunit HisF, whose translation is MLKVRVIPTILMNNFSVVKGVSFNSWRVVGTLLPLIKIYNRREVDELVLLDIAASNEKREPDYEIIKDISSECFVPLTVGGGISHIDHVTKLLRAGADKVCINSFAYINSSLITEVASLYGNQCVVVGIDALKLEDGSYECVRNSGTIKTGIKVDEWAKYVEEIGAGEIIITSIQNDGNMNGYDIELIKLVTEAVNIPVIASGGAGNFNHFYEAILEAKASAVAAASIFSFTQQTPKEVKDYLASKDIPVRNINIEKV
- the fliS gene encoding flagellar export chaperone FliS, which produces MQTANQVYQQNKFETATPGELTLMLYNGCLKFIKLGKDAIICNKIEVRNINITKAQNIIRELMVTLKTDGEVGKNMLKMYDYILNQLIEANINNDMKALEEAEQYVVQFRDTWKEVIMINRKRQHGSRVQV
- the hisH gene encoding imidazole glycerol phosphate synthase subunit HisH yields the protein MNNVVIIDYGMGNLGSVFKALQECGANPFISNNPSDLKIASHIILPGVGSFYKGMENLHKFGWIEEINQAVVINRIPLLGICLGMQLLSDMGYEGHQCEGLGLIPGETILLKPNRVEERIPHVGWNEIIKINNSNLLAGVPNRSDFYFVHSYHFNVIEEKHKVAVTPYCNDFVSIVQNQNIYGVQFHPEKSQRIGFQVIKNFVSL
- the fliD gene encoding flagellar filament capping protein FliD, with translation MRIGGIASGIDTESIVRDLMKVEKLPLDRFFQRKQTIEWKRDAYREMNLQLKNLHDSASSLRLRSSLNTRQTSIGDSKVLTATANATVRNGTYEVNVNKIAQAERYTSTAETHLNVNETINTSEFGTGFTITTYNDEGVANTIEFTTGDKSLSDLFNEINKSDIGVQVYFDSTFNKVVLERKETGIRNANGSEIEFGNGDGGNFQLFLNKLNISLTLPGEDQIEPTNPNQRAGNAIFSFTDPVLGTKQYDNIRSNRTNVGGISLNLQNTGTTSLTITSNTDDAFDKIKSFVEKYNEVIQTIQSKVSERVNRGFPPLTDEQRRELSDKEAELWDEKSKSGLLTRDQTLTSSLSRLRLDLYSPVETSGRYNQIAQLGITTTSNFQQGGKLEIDEAKLRAALADDPDAVHQLLNGVAESGSTNAYSQTGLIGRLRSTIDNTIKEIETRAGNQFRTNQQFSLGRELINVDQQIDRFQRRLTDIENRYWAQFSAMEKAMNQANSQAMAFMSQLMGQ